The stretch of DNA CTGAACATCTCGTCCAGGGTTGCCAGCAGGTGGCCGCCCACGATGTTGTACTGCTCGGGTTGGATCTGGAAGGTGGTGTGCTTCTGGGCGATTTTCTCCACGGCAGGCAGCAGCGCGGCCAGGTTTTCAATGTTTGCCGCATAGGCGCAAATAGCGTTGAACAGCGCTTCACGCTGGTCGCCGTTGCGCTGGTTGCTCATATTAAAAATCTCTTTCAGCTCAGGGTTATGGCTGAACATACGCTCGTAGAAGTGGGCGGTGAGCTTGGGGCCGGTGGCGGCCAGCAGAGGGATAGTCGACTTAACAACGGCGATGGTTTGTGCGTCTAGCATGGCGGTCTCCATAAACAGCGTAGTGTATAAATTGCATTTTAAATGCATCTTATAGAAATGGCCTTATGTTGTAAATGGGTTATCGTTGTTAACGACTGAGGTCACAGAACATGAAAAATACGCATCTCGTTGATGAAGAAATATCCGGCAAAAAAGCGCTTCTTTTATTGCCTGAAAGCCTGATTTCATGCCTGGGTAATCGTTTGCGTAAAAACCTCTGTCAAGCCCTATCACCGGGAAGGGTTTCGGTTTACACTGTTGCCCGTCGCCCAAAAGGGCCCCCTCATTGCAGTAAAATTTTTACCGTTAGCTGAGTCAGGAGATGCGAATGTTAAAGCGTGAAATGAACATTGCCGATTATGATGCCGAGCTGTGGCAGGCCATGGAGCAAGAGAAAGTACGTCAGGAAGAGCACATTGAACTGATCGCCTCCGAAAACTACACCAGCCCGCGCGTGATGCAGGCTCAGGGTTCTCAGCTGACAAACAAATATGCTGAAGGTTACCCAGGCAAGCGCTACTACGGCGGTTGCGAATATGTGGATATCGTCGAGCAGCTGGCTATCGACCGTGCCAAAGAGCTGTTTGGCGCAGACTATGCGAACGTGCAGCCGCACTCCGGCTCCCAGGCTAACTTCGCGGTATACACCGCGCTGCTGCAGCCGGGCGATACCGTGCTGGGTATGAATCTGGCGCAGGGCGGCCACCTGACTCACGGCTCCCCGGTTAACTTCTCCGGCAAACTGTACAACATCATTCCTTACGGTATTGATGAGTCCGGTAAAATTGACTACGAAGACATGGCTAAGCAGGCTAAAGAGCACAAGCCGAAGATGATCATCGGCGGCTTCTCTGCCTACTCCGGCGTGGTTGACTGGGCAAAAATGCGTGAAATCGCAGACAGCATCGGTGCTTACCTGTTCGTTGACATGGCACACGTTGCGGGTCTGATTGCCGCAGACGTTTACCCGAACCCGGTGCCACACGCTCACGTTGTGACCACCACCACCCACAAAACCCTGGCGGGTCCACGCGGTGGCCTGATCCTGGCGAAGGGCGGCGACGAAGATCTTTATAAGAAACTGAACTCTGCCGTATTCCCAAGCGCGCAGGGCGGCCCGCTGATGCACGTTATCGCGGCCAAAGCCGTGGCGCTGAAAGAAGCCATGGAGCCAGAGT from Cedecea neteri encodes:
- the glyA gene encoding serine hydroxymethyltransferase yields the protein MLKREMNIADYDAELWQAMEQEKVRQEEHIELIASENYTSPRVMQAQGSQLTNKYAEGYPGKRYYGGCEYVDIVEQLAIDRAKELFGADYANVQPHSGSQANFAVYTALLQPGDTVLGMNLAQGGHLTHGSPVNFSGKLYNIIPYGIDESGKIDYEDMAKQAKEHKPKMIIGGFSAYSGVVDWAKMREIADSIGAYLFVDMAHVAGLIAADVYPNPVPHAHVVTTTTHKTLAGPRGGLILAKGGDEDLYKKLNSAVFPSAQGGPLMHVIAAKAVALKEAMEPEFKVYQQQVAKNAKAMVEVFLNRGYKVVSGGTENHLFLLDLVDKNLTGKEADAALGRANITVNKNSVPNDPKSPFVTSGIRIGSPAVTRRGFKEAEVKELAGWMCDVLDNINDEAVIERVKGKVLDICARFPVYA